Part of the Chloroflexota bacterium genome is shown below.
ACGCGCCGGATAGTCCGCAACTCGCCGAGCCGCGCGTCTATAAACGACGCACGGTTTGCATCTCGACCCAGGTTGGTTGTCCGATTGGATGTCCGTTCTGCGCGACGGGGCAAGCCGGGTACATTCGCAATCTCACGTCCGGCGAAATCGTCGCCCAGGTGTTGCACTATGCGCGCGAGACGCCGCTGACGAACATTGTCATCATGGGCATGGGCGAACCGTTTATGAAATTCGCGGTGACGTGGCAAGCCATCGAAACGCTCGCCGACCCAGAGCGCTTCGCAATGGGCGCTCGGCGCATCACCGTCTCGACCTCGGGCGAGGTTACCGGGATCGAACGGATGGCGCGCGAAAAACTCCAGGTGAATCTCGCCGTGTCGCTCCACGCGCCGAATGACAAACTGCGCGACACACTCGTGCCACTCAATCGCAAATATCCGTTGAGTAAACTGATGCCCGCGGTGCGCGGTTACATCGCCAAAACCAAACGACGCGTGACGTTCGAGTACGCGTTGATGGACGGCGTCAACGACAAACCGGAGCAAGCCCGCGCGCTCGCGCAGATGCTCGCGGGCTTGTTGTGTCACGTCAACCTGATTCCACTAAACCCGACGAGCGGGTCGCCGTACGGACGCACGCCGTACATGCGCGTCAAGCAGTTCGAGAACATCTTGCACGACGCGGGGATCGAAACGACGTTGCGCGTTGAAAAAGGCATCGAGATCGCGGCGGGGTGTGG
Proteins encoded:
- the rlmN gene encoding 23S rRNA (adenine(2503)-C(2))-methyltransferase RlmN; the protein is MIDTLDLLNLNKRELRDLLASWNEPAFRAAQIERWLYQDRVTDFDAMTNLSRELRARLRESARIGVPRTITETQSRDELTRKALLQLDDGNTVETVLMLYPDAPDSPQLAEPRVYKRRTVCISTQVGCPIGCPFCATGQAGYIRNLTSGEIVAQVLHYARETPLTNIVIMGMGEPFMKFAVTWQAIETLADPERFAMGARRITVSTSGEVTGIERMAREKLQVNLAVSLHAPNDKLRDTLVPLNRKYPLSKLMPAVRGYIAKTKRRVTFEYALMDGVNDKPEQARALAQMLAGLLCHVNLIPLNPTSGSPYGRTPYMRVKQFENILHDAGIETTLRVEKGIEIAAGCGQLRQKEN